The segment TTACGTTCTTTATCGTGGAGAAGCATCGCTCTTTCTTTTCCTTTTTCCACTTCCATTGTTTTTCCTTGGTATTCAAAGTAGTGCCCAATTAGGGAACGCTTAGATTGGAACATACAGGTCATGCCATGTACCTGTACTTCTATTTCCACTTCTGCATTTTCTTTGATTTCCACAATGGAATCCATGTTTATTTCCCGGGCCAGAACCGCACGCTTTGAACCTTTTCTACCCCAATAATTACAGGTATAGTAATTGGTTGCCGTCGTTTCTGTATTCCAGTGTAGCTTCATATCTGGCGCAACTTCCTTCGCAGCCATCAACACCGCTGGATCCCCAAAGATTACGGCATCTGCATTCGCTTCGTTCAAAAATTGCAGGTAATCGGAGAGTTCTTCCACTTTTTCGTTATGAAATAGTGCATTCATAGCCATATAGACCTTTTTGCCCTGAGCATGTGCAAGCGTAATCGCCTCTTTCACTTGATCTCTTCCAAATTCCCCAGCCAGGCGCAGGCCATAACGTTGTTCGCCGATGACAAATGCATCAGCACCAGCATCCATCAGGTCTTTCATATTTTCCAAATCAATTGGAGTCACTAACAATTCCGGTTTCTTCATATTCTTTCACCTCTTTTTTTACTGATGGCAATTCCATCTCCCACAGGCAGGATGGTAGTTATATAATCTGGATGTTCCATCAGCCATCTGTTATAGCGGTCAATTTTTTTAACGAGATTTCTTATTCTTTTCGGTTCAATGGTTTCCTGGTTCTCTGCAACCAGTCCACGGAACAGTACATTATCAGTAATGATGACACCCATGTCATTCAATAGAGGCTCATACATCGTAAAAAAGCGCTCATACTGACCCTTTGCTGCATCCACAAAAATAAGATCAAAGGGTCCTTGCTGTGCTACTTGTGCCTGAACCTCTAGGGCATCCCCAAAAATCAACTCAATACGGTTGGAAAGCCCAGCCTCGGCGATATGCTGCTTCGCTTGTAGGTACCTCTGTTCATCACGTTCGATTGTTACGATAGTCACACCCGGTATTGCTTGTGCCATACGAATCGCTGAGTATCCAATTGCAGCACCGATTTCAAGGATTCGCTTTGGTTGCGACAGTCTTAACAGCTGAAGCAGTGTCTCCATACCAACAAGGTCCATAATCGGAACATTATCTGATTGTGCAAGCTTTTCCATCTTTGTAACTAAATCGTTTCTGGTGGGGACAAGGGAATCAAGATAAGTAATTACTTTATTTTCATTGGCTTCCAATCTAGGCAGCCTCCTTCTTCTATTTAAACAAGGGATAGGAAATATGCAGTTGAACGAATCCCCTTCTAGTTTCAGTGCAAGATGTGAGACTCCGGCGGGAGCGGTAAGTTGAGACCCCTGAAGCGTTGTGAGGAGGCTCAAGCATCGCCCTCTGGATAAGCGAACATCTCGGACGGAAGTCTAGAGGCGAATTACAGGTAAGTAGTTTCCATAAACAAAGAAAATAGAGGTGACCTCACAGGAGGAACCCTCTTAATTTTAAAAATACTTTTCAGTTCAAAACAACTCGATATATTTTATCACAAAAAAAAGGGAAATGCGAATTAATTTCGCACTTCCCCTACTGCCCTAACTGTTATCTTGGTTGGTAATATGTTGGTTCTTATCGTTATTATGCTCTTCAAGTGTTTCGTTGAATAACACTTCTCCATCAGGAGTCGCAAGGAAGTAATAATACTCTGTCTCGGCAGGGTGCATTGCCGCCTGCAACGAAGATATACCAGCATTGGCGATCGGACCAGGAGGCAGACCTTGATGTTTATAGGTGTTATACGGAGAATCCACTTCAAGATGTTCATATAATGTTCTCTCTTTGTGTTCTCCTAAAGCATACAATACTGTCGGATCGGTTTGAAGAGGCATGCCCACATCCATTCGGTTGTAAAAGACACTCGAGATGATTTCACGATCGGTTTGCACGGTAGCCTCTGCCTCTATGAGACTTGCCAATGTCAGTAATTGATGCGGTGTCAAATCTCTGTTCGCCATGCCGATTCGAACTTCGTCATCTGCTAGTATTTCACTCGTTTTCTGGAGCATGACGTCAATGACCTCTTCGGCAGTCGGACTCTCCACATAGAACGGATACGTTGCAGGGAATAGATATCCTTCTAAAGCATATTTTATATCCTCATTCAGTACTTCATCAGTCACAACATTTGGATACTTTTCCATCATGCTTTCTATGAACTTTTTGTCATTAACGGTTTTAAGGAAGTCTTCTTCTTTAAGTCCTATTCTGTTCTCAAGAATAACAGCAATCTGTTCCAACTGTCTTCCTTCGGGGATGGTAATCGTGAACAGAACATCCTGCTGTACCTTCCCTTCTTTTAAGAAGCCGATTATTTCATCAAGGTTCATGGAAGGACTTAAATCATACTCCCCTGCCTGAAAACCGGATTCATTTTTGAACTTTACATAATAGCGGAAAGCTTTTCCATTATGTATGATGCCATTTTCTTCAAGGATATTACCTATCGCGGTTGGAGATGATCCAATCGGAATATCCACCATTACGGTTTCTGTTGAATCCTCGTTCACTGGTTTTAATGCATTTTTTATATAGAAATAACCGCCACCGATAATTCCGGTCAAGGCAAGCATAAGAATGACGAATACGGTAAATACGATGCGGCGAACAATCTTCGCTTCAAAATGCTTCTCTTTCAACTTTTCTTGGATACTGTCTTTACTATTTTTCTCTGACAAAAAAAAGCCCCCCTCTCGCACACCAATTAATTATACAACAATTTCATTATATTTTTGACAAAAAAACAAGCATTTTTGTTTTTCCGACACATTCCTACATCATATTTTACCATTTTTCATGAGTAACGCATTACTTTTGTCCCGATATTATTCAATTTATTAGGAAGTTGTTCTTGTTTCCATTCAGTAGTTATTCCATTTTCATTCAGAATAGATATTATGGTAAGATAAACGTGGAGGGAGTATATGAAACTTACACTATATACAGATTACTCATTAAGAGTTTTATTATATTTAGCTAGCGCACCTGAAGAGAATAGGCTTGTACAAATCAAGGATATTGCGGAGTCCTATAAAATCTCCAAGAATCACTTGATGAAAGTCACCTTTAACCTCGGAAAACTTGGCTATGTAGAAACGATACGTGGACGTAATGGGGGCTTGAAGCTTGCAGTTTTACCAGAGGAAATAAATATTGGAAAGCTGGTGCGCGAGACTGAGGAAGACTTCCATATGGTCGAGTGTTTCCAGGAGCATCCTTCTTGTATCATTTCC is part of the Sutcliffiella sp. FSL R7-0096 genome and harbors:
- the mltG gene encoding endolytic transglycosylase MltG; protein product: MSEKNSKDSIQEKLKEKHFEAKIVRRIVFTVFVILMLALTGIIGGGYFYIKNALKPVNEDSTETVMVDIPIGSSPTAIGNILEENGIIHNGKAFRYYVKFKNESGFQAGEYDLSPSMNLDEIIGFLKEGKVQQDVLFTITIPEGRQLEQIAVILENRIGLKEEDFLKTVNDKKFIESMMEKYPNVVTDEVLNEDIKYALEGYLFPATYPFYVESPTAEEVIDVMLQKTSEILADDEVRIGMANRDLTPHQLLTLASLIEAEATVQTDREIISSVFYNRMDVGMPLQTDPTVLYALGEHKERTLYEHLEVDSPYNTYKHQGLPPGPIANAGISSLQAAMHPAETEYYYFLATPDGEVLFNETLEEHNNDKNQHITNQDNS
- a CDS encoding Rrf2 family transcriptional regulator, which produces MKLTLYTDYSLRVLLYLASAPEENRLVQIKDIAESYKISKNHLMKVTFNLGKLGYVETIRGRNGGLKLAVLPEEINIGKLVRETEEDFHMVECFQEHPSCIISPNCKLKGILYQALQAFLSVLDEYTLYDLITNKEQLTSLLFPVQKQDESST
- a CDS encoding O-methyltransferase; this translates as MEANENKVITYLDSLVPTRNDLVTKMEKLAQSDNVPIMDLVGMETLLQLLRLSQPKRILEIGAAIGYSAIRMAQAIPGVTIVTIERDEQRYLQAKQHIAEAGLSNRIELIFGDALEVQAQVAQQGPFDLIFVDAAKGQYERFFTMYEPLLNDMGVIITDNVLFRGLVAENQETIEPKRIRNLVKKIDRYNRWLMEHPDYITTILPVGDGIAISKKRGERI
- a CDS encoding peptidase U32 family protein, with amino-acid sequence MKKPELLVTPIDLENMKDLMDAGADAFVIGEQRYGLRLAGEFGRDQVKEAITLAHAQGKKVYMAMNALFHNEKVEELSDYLQFLNEANADAVIFGDPAVLMAAKEVAPDMKLHWNTETTATNYYTCNYWGRKGSKRAVLAREINMDSIVEIKENAEVEIEVQVHGMTCMFQSKRSLIGHYFEYQGKTMEVEKGKERAMLLHDKERNNKYPVYEDENGTHIMSPNDMCIIDELEEMIDAEVDSFKIDGVLQTPEYMVEVTKRYRKAIDMCVEDREQYEEIKDDLLSELEELQQDHRRLDTGFFFKETVY